tgtgtaatcaccacaatcaaactggtttcaggatttcctatCTAATCATCAGTACAGAGAAACTTTCACCTATACCagtttgaaaatgttttaaatggtCACGGTAGATGTGACCTTGATGACTTGATATCACCGATCAAAGACATTTCAAGGAACAGCAAGTTCAGTAAATATTTATTCAGGAGTCCAAAACATTTAAGAAATGGGATAAAAATTGTCACACAATATTTTTGCACCCCACCCGCATAAAATTGTTGAACTGGGACTCTGCTGAGCAGAGTTTTCTTAGATTTTCCACAAGATTTCATTTAAGCTGCCAGTCAAAAATCGGTTAGCTCAGGGGAGCTTTGCATCCTTCTGTAGGCAAAAGGGAGACAATTATTCTGTGCGGTTCCAGTGTTGCCAACACACTCACACAAACCACACAATtctctttgtatttttcccaaggAGCTGCTGACACGTGCAGCATCTTCTCTGAATCCCATGATATCTGCAGGCAGCTTGCCTTTGGGAAATTCTCCTTGGAACGAATAATTACAGCATCCAATGCTATGAATGtagaaggggaggagaaaaacccAAAGGAAGGAGCACAACCAGTATTGGTGACACCCTACGGAGAAAGTATAAATCCAGATTGGTGCGAAGTGGAGCCCAGCAGTCTTAACTTCAACTCCAAGGGtgcttctttctttctgcttAACCTTAGAGAGCCTCCATCCCTTTCGCTATGAGCAGTGGTACAAGGCACACTGTTGCAACACCTGCGAGAAGCAGCAGTGGGAGCAGCACCCTAGGTGGAGGACGGGCAGGGGTCGGCTCCGTCTCCTCTGGACGGTACGCTGCCAGTGGGATCAGCAATGGGAGAAGTAACTTCTCTGTCCGGAGTAATACAGGAGCAGTTTCCCCCTGTACCCATGGGCCAGGAAGAGGCCATTTCTCAAGTGGCAGCTGCAGTGGAATGTTTGTCGCTGGTGGGCATGTAGCAGCAAGTGGCTATGGGGATGGCTCTCATGTTACGAATCCTGCTGCAAGAAATACTGTAGTTGGTGGTGCTGGTGCTGGTCATCCAACTGTGGTCGGAGGTACTGGCCATGCTATTCCTGGTGACATGGCAGCGGGTGCACATGTGGGCATGCCTACTGGTGTAGTTGGTGGTATGGTAATGGGTGCTCATGGGGGCATGCCTGCTGGTGTAGTTGGTAGCATGGGTAGTGTAGCTGGAAGTCCTCATCCCAGTATGGTAGCTGGCAGTCCTCATCCCAGTATGGTAGGTGGCAATCCTCATCCTGGTATGGTAGCTGGCAATCCTCATCCCGGTATGGTAGCTGGCCATTGTGGTATGGTTGGGGGTTTACCTGCTGGTATGGTAGCTGGCATGGGGGGTATGATGGGAGGTGGTCATGGAGGCATGATGAGTGGGGTAACCAGTGTGAtgactggaccgattttggttagTGCAGTGGGTGGTGAGCCCATTGCTTGTGCAAGTGTGTTCTCCAGCTTTGATGGAAAAATGACAATGCAGAACCTCAATGACCGACTGGCCAGCTACCTGGACAAGGTCCGATGCCTGGAGGAGGAAAATGCTGATCTTGAATCTCGAATCAGGGAATTTTATGCTAAGCAAGGACCCCTCTCTGAACCCAAGGATTACTCTCATTACCATCAACAAATTGAAGATCTTAAAAACCAGGTAAAATGTCAGTGCTTAATTTCTTTTTCATTACTTTCATGCAGTTGTGATAGGTGACTTCCATATCAGTGGGATGGTGAATCCACTTTGGGTATTAATCCAAATTTGAAAGGAACTCTTGAAGCTGCTGACCccacttggggggggggtgtaattcTTTCAAAGTTCAGAGTTAAATCCAGAATAGGTTTATTGCTCTGCTCACATACCAGTGACTACCTCTATTTACTGGCTTTTGTCCAGTAAAAAGCAGGCTCTTGGACTTGGGTTTAAATCAGAACATCAATGCAAAAGATGGACCTCAAAGGGTTTTAGATGTGTTCTTAACTTCCCATATTATTTTGCTCAATGTATGTTTCCGTTATTCCCAAACTTGATATTTTCATTCTTTGAAAGGAATAATTGAAAAATAAATTGAGATGTGTGAATCCTTCTGCCCTCCAGAATTTGCTGAACTGCAACACAGTATTTTTCACCACTGACTATGTTGGCCAGTGctgctgggagttgtattccaataATATCTAGAGGACTGCATGGTTCCCAGTAGAATCAGTTGGTGATTACTGTGACATTGGGTTAGTCAATCCAATCCAGGTTTCAAatgagctttccaaggtgctaaACCTTCTAAAAGTATGTTTGAGAGTTCCCTGAAAACTATTTAAAACCTGGGGTGCTTTCATTACCCCCCACTGGCATGAAAATCACTAGCTCACATTGACCACCTCATCATATGGCTCAAATTAAGCGTCGTCGTCTGTGTTTGCTTGAATGGTATGGTGCAATTACACCATGAGCTGCCATTCACCAATTTAGCCCCTGAAAAAAAGATGGCATATAAGGAAATTAAGTTGATGTCACACAATTGTGATTTTGTAGTCCCAAAGACAGTGGAATAAATATTGAGTGGTAACCCTACTTCCAAAATGATGTAATGCGCAAAATGGATGAACACAAGGCTATATTAGCtcttaatgaaataaaaaaatagatagtgaagtctttcagtcagcaagcatGCTATTTTCTGGTTTAGCTATGTACTGATATATCAGAGTAAAGGACTTTTGCAGGATATTAGGTTAGTAAATGCCTGGCACTGAGGTGTACACTCTAAAACTCTTAGCTGATCTTCATGTGTAGGCAATGATGGCTAGTGGGTTCCATGTTTGTGTGTTGAGCAGTTTTTTATAGGCTataatccaaactttaaaggtgCAATCCAAATTGCTGAATCTATTCAAGGTATTGATATTACCCCTAGGTTCAGTAACTTGAGAGTTTCTACTGAACTCTGAAATGGATTAATCATACCACTAACATATGCACCACCAGCTGCCACTGTATATGAGAGAGATATATGGTCTTATAATTGGCCTCTCAACATTTTGCCTTTATGCAGCTCATTTGTACAAGTGTGGAGAACAACAAACTTCTTCTATGCATTGACAACAGCAAGCTGACTGCTGATGACTTCAGGACCAAGTGCGTATTTTTCAGATAATATGGGAACaactgggggtgggggtggaagggACATTAATTCTATTGAGGCCCACTTTCTGGATGAAAGAGTGATCAGATTCCCAATATCCCTAATCATTGGTCAAGACagttggggcttctgggaattatTTCAGATGCCCCAAACATctggaataatattattatagaatcaCTGTTGTAAGGCATACAAGTGGGACTATAATCCAACATGCCTGGCAGCAAAGCCAACATTGTAATTAGCTCAGAAGCCAACTTTTTTGCTGGGTACTTTTGCTGGGTACTAGTTGACGTTGGGGAAATCACACTGTCAaacttagaagaaggcaatgacaaacctcccctgaacaaatcttcctGAGAAAATAGTATGATAGAGTTTATTTCAGGTAACCATAagttgaaacaacttgaaagtatgCAACAAGAACCAATCTAGTAGCAGGACAGTGATATATGTCTCTCACAATGAATGGGGAAGCTGGTCTTCAAAGTCCATGAAAACTCATATGAAGTTCTAGTCTGAACATACAGTGATCAACTTTACCCTTCCTTCTTCACCCTTCCTGAGGAGGAATCAAAATCAAATTCTCATGCTCTTTTCTTTTTGGTCCAGGTTTGAGACAGAATGTTGCCTCCGTCAGAACGTGGAGGCTGACATCAATGGCCTGCACCAAATCCTGGATCAGTTGACAGCCTGCAGGGCTGATCTGGATGTACAGTGTGATAACTTACAGGATGAGCTAAACTGCCTGAAGAAGAACCATGCAGAGGTGAGGGATCAGCATTTTCCTGTTTCAGAATGTCTAAGTGACATGTCTAAAAGAATACTCTTCTTATTACAAGAACTTTAGGTCTGGGAATAGTATTCTTACATGCCAAAGGTGCATGTCAAAATATATTGATATTAGGGCCAACTCAAGACATTCTGTGGATTGAGATGAAGAACAAAATGGTGGCTTCCAACACAAAATATCCAATTGAATAGGCAGTGGTATAATTCTTCCTCACTGGTGATGGGTCAAAATTCTCCATTATAACTGATGGTAGCAGCCCAATTTTAGCAGTCCCTAACAGATTAGTGCTGCCTACCAGTATCTGCCACCAGAAGTTAATGTCCTACTCTATCTAATGGTGGAGCTGGTTCTAACTAAgaactattttttccaaatgttatatATTTCTGATCCAAGAATTCAAGTTTGATTGGGGAAAAATATCCATTGACATGGAAGACATTCAAAATCCCCAGAGAGAAACATATATAGGTGCATGGTTAAGATAATTGTGTTTATTGAGTGATGTTTACATAAAAGA
This sequence is a window from Anolis carolinensis isolate JA03-04 chromosome 6, rAnoCar3.1.pri, whole genome shotgun sequence. Protein-coding genes within it:
- the LOC100553851 gene encoding keratin, type I cytoskeletal 19, with the protein product MSSGTRHTVATPARSSSGSSTLGGGRAGVGSVSSGRYAASGISNGRSNFSVRSNTGAVSPCTHGPGRGHFSSGSCSGMFVAGGHVAASGYGDGSHVTNPAARNTVVGGAGAGHPTVVGGTGHAIPGDMAAGAHVGMPTGVVGGMVMGAHGGMPAGVVGSMGSVAGSPHPSMVAGSPHPSMVGGNPHPGMVAGNPHPGMVAGHCGMVGGLPAGMVAGMGGMMGGGHGGMMSGVTSVMTGPILVSAVGGEPIACASVFSSFDGKMTMQNLNDRLASYLDKVRCLEEENADLESRIREFYAKQGPLSEPKDYSHYHQQIEDLKNQLICTSVENNKLLLCIDNSKLTADDFRTKFETECCLRQNVEADINGLHQILDQLTACRADLDVQCDNLQDELNCLKKNHAEEVACLKKQSTGDVNVEVNTCPGPDLKKILEEMRCKYETMIEGNRKEVEAWYESKIEEVNRDVCNSSQEIEESNNKVTELRRQLQALQIDYEAQCSLRDTLEASLGETELRYNGHLGDLQERISCLEQQLAELRSEMECQNHEYTELLDVKSRLEQEIGTYRGLLEGGQNDSNSHNGGGGNTSRVSSASNGRSSESRSTHTYGTHSAVHTHHGGHLHH